In a single window of the Nicotiana tomentosiformis chromosome 10, ASM39032v3, whole genome shotgun sequence genome:
- the LOC104114633 gene encoding josephin-like protein isoform X1 produces the protein MISSERVNMEGGTNIYHERQRLQFCLLHSLNNLFQGKDVFTRAELNSIAEKLDIDDPNRGIWNPVSIVFKPHHNAITGNYDINVLIAALEQKGKTVVWHDRRNGASSIVLDDRLMGIVVNVPVRKFGDLWRSRHWVTLRCIQGVWYNLDSDFAAPYAFKDSQEVGEFLDGIIAAGAEVLLVMNDK, from the exons A TGATCTCTTCCGAGAGAGTGAATATGGAGGGAGGAACGAATATATATCACGAGAGGCAAAGATTACAGTTCTGCCTCTTACATTCCCTCAACAATCTCTTCCAG GGGAAAGATGTGTTTACAAGAGCCGAATTGAATTCCATTGCTGAAAAACTTGATATCGATGACCCTAACAGGGGAATCTGGAATCCTGTGTCAATTGTATTTAAGCCTCATCATAATGCAATAACCGGGAACTATGATATAAACGTATTGATTGCTGCACTGGAACAGAAAGGCAAAACTGTTGTTTGGCACGATAGGCGAAATGGGGCTTCTTCAATTGTTCTCGATGATCGACTGATGGGAATTGTTGTTAATGTTCCTGTTAGAAAGTTTGGTGACCTTTGGAGAAGCAGACATTGGGTTACATTAAGATGTATTCAGGGGGTTTGGTATAATCTGGACAGTGACTTTGCTGCTCCTTATGCTTTTAAAGATAGCCAAGAAGTTGGGGAGTTCTTGGATGGTATCATTGCTGCTGGTGCTGAGGTTTTACTGGTAATGAACGATAAATAA
- the LOC104114633 gene encoding josephin-like protein isoform X2 → MEGGTNIYHERQRLQFCLLHSLNNLFQGKDVFTRAELNSIAEKLDIDDPNRGIWNPVSIVFKPHHNAITGNYDINVLIAALEQKGKTVVWHDRRNGASSIVLDDRLMGIVVNVPVRKFGDLWRSRHWVTLRCIQGVWYNLDSDFAAPYAFKDSQEVGEFLDGIIAAGAEVLLVMNDK, encoded by the exons ATGGAGGGAGGAACGAATATATATCACGAGAGGCAAAGATTACAGTTCTGCCTCTTACATTCCCTCAACAATCTCTTCCAG GGGAAAGATGTGTTTACAAGAGCCGAATTGAATTCCATTGCTGAAAAACTTGATATCGATGACCCTAACAGGGGAATCTGGAATCCTGTGTCAATTGTATTTAAGCCTCATCATAATGCAATAACCGGGAACTATGATATAAACGTATTGATTGCTGCACTGGAACAGAAAGGCAAAACTGTTGTTTGGCACGATAGGCGAAATGGGGCTTCTTCAATTGTTCTCGATGATCGACTGATGGGAATTGTTGTTAATGTTCCTGTTAGAAAGTTTGGTGACCTTTGGAGAAGCAGACATTGGGTTACATTAAGATGTATTCAGGGGGTTTGGTATAATCTGGACAGTGACTTTGCTGCTCCTTATGCTTTTAAAGATAGCCAAGAAGTTGGGGAGTTCTTGGATGGTATCATTGCTGCTGGTGCTGAGGTTTTACTGGTAATGAACGATAAATAA